Part of the Benincasa hispida cultivar B227 chromosome 11, ASM972705v1, whole genome shotgun sequence genome, aaaaaatataatttttaaaaatagaaaaataaaaaaaattatttatacacaataataaaattttaatcttctatGATAGAATTAAGTACAGatgaaaattgataaaaatttatAGATATCTATCGATATTTTTTgacagatttttttttaagatttagggtgaaattttatttttgttttctttatttttaatcttCTTATAATTTTAACCCTggatttaaaatcaaatgaaatgaTGAACGGCCGAAACCTAATCCTTCTCCTTCCTCTGTGACACCTCCGGCTTCTATCTTTCTCCTTTCGATCTTCTTCCCCTATACTCATCTATTTTTCGCCGGCGACAGCAAATTTTACCTTGGGCCGGCCAGATCTCGACGGTAACTCCGCCGCTCTTCCTTATCTTCAACCTGCGGTGATAGAGATTGAACGCGCAACAGAGGGCCAAACGGTAAATATTACATTATTATTGACATGGTTTAAATGTCTTCAAATTTTGGAACACTATGTTTTAGGAACTTTAAACGATTAAAGAGTAGGGGGATGTTTAGAAGTCAATTTAGAAACAGTTATTTTAGTGAGTGATTCATTCGGTTTGGTTTGACTATAACCattttaatatttagttttacacCTTTACTAAGGTAATTCTGAATGATTTGAAGGTATGTTTAAGAGAGTGATTTCTGTGATTCTTGTTTGATTGtctttgtatatatttgtatgctGGATATGAGAGAGtttgatgtattatatgttgaATTGGAAAAAGATTTTCGTAGGGATGAACCAAATATGGTTTTGCTAATGTCAAATGactcaaattctaaaataatgtaaattAACCCGTCAGAAAGCAAATTGTAGGTCGCAGTCCTAGCAAATTGATGAGACTCTGAGCGCGGATTTCACATTCGAGAAAAGCACCTAGAAATCGTGTTCGGGGTGTCATCAATCTGCAAACGATCAAGAATGGTCTCTAAGAAGAATTTAACATTGGTCGGTGCTGACTTAAACAAAAGACTAGTTTTCATTGTTTTTAGAATCTAGGTCATTTGATATCATCGCAACCAAATTTGGGTCATCCgcataaaataaagaagaaattttaagaaaaagtgGGTATTGGTTGATTTTGTTGAAAAGCATGGTAGAAAGCAAATTATTATTAGACAGTCTCGGCATCAGTTTGATTGAAACATTATAATGGTGCAGCAATGAGCAAATCAGAGGGGCCATCTTCACTCAAGAGAAAAAGGCCAGATTTGGGTATGAAGAATTCCTCTGGAGGAGCTCTAATTGGGCAAGAAAAAGTGCTTTATGACCTGATTTGCAGCAAGCAAAGCATGGGGATTTGCACTTTCGACATGAAAAGAGAAACAAAGTTTGCTGAAAGTGTGGTAACAAAATCCCTCAAGTCCCTTCAAGCCAGAGGCCTGGTAAAGATGGTCCAACACTATCAAAACAAAGGTAAGAAGTTTTACCTGTCAACCGACTTCGAACCAGCTAAGGAATTAACTGGCGGTAATTGGTATCGAGACGGGGAGCTCGACAAAGACTACATCAATACTCTCAAACAAGTTTGTGCAAGAATGATACAGAGGAAGAAGGTGATCACCATTGAAGGAATTGTGGAGTCTTTCAAACAGAGTGGAGCTTTCAAAGTGGAGTTGTCAAGAGAGCAAATTGAAGAGATTGTAAATGCTTTGGTGTTGGATAATCAAGTGATGGAGGTGAAAAGCTCTGGATTTGgagaatttgaatttattcCAGTTGGGAAGATTTGTTATAAGTATTGTACTCAAGGAGGAGGGCTCAAAGGAGAGCCCAAAACAGGGGCAATGACTTCCATTCCTTGTGGAGTCTGTCCAAGGATCACTGATTGTACTGAAAATGGTATCATTTCTCCCACCACTTGTGTTTATTATGCCAAGTGGTTAAATTTTTAAGGAACCATTTtcaacatacatatatatacatgatGTGCTTATATATTTAAGTTGTCCCGAGTTATTAGCCGATGATGTTACAGGAGTTCGAATGCTCGATAtgaataaattatattataggGTGTTTAGAGGTTTGAAAAAGAATCTTGATgagaatgatttttttaatggcTTGTCATATTGTATTTCTTTGGGAAAGCGTACATTTGAAATTCAAGTAAGGTGTTTACAGTATAGTTATTGGCCTTACAGTAGAGTTTTAATGCTCAATATGAGCAAAATGTACCACAAGGTGTTTTGAGGGTTGAAAAGGAATCTCAATgagaataattttttcttttaatggcTTGTCTGGTGCACACTGTTTTATAggagtgttcaaaaaatccaatAACCCGAGAAAATCGATAAACCTAACCCGACCCGTGgtttggattggattgggttagTTCACCTAATATATTTCAAATCATTTCGAACTAACATgagtttattattaactttaaaaaaaattattatttataacacaattgtttatacatatatttattttaattttatttaatttcaatattttttgaataatttattcttcaacaactaaATGTAGTCttttttgcactttagaaagaaaaatttcactatataaattgaaatttagttgttaatcttaatttaatatatgaaaataattaaattagatttttacatatttgagttttgcttatttttagaataaaatctTAAATAGATGACTCGATTAATCTAAACCAACttcatggttgggttgagttcattttttaataagagttatttaggttgaaaaaatttagaaCCCGAACAATTATATTGgtaagtctttcaacccaatcAAACTCATGAACACCCATGCTGTGTGGAATAATAAGATTCAAGTAGAGATTTTTAAACAATAAGAAAGTCAAATGATGGTTTTGGTAATATGTAGATGCTCTAACAAATCCCCTCAGAAAATAAAGCCACTATTCTCTCCCTACTTATAGAAACCAATTTTCAATCTCATAATCTCTCGAGGCATATAATTAGTTTCCAGGTTGCGTTTAATCTCTTGCTCTTTTCTTTACGcacaataaaagtaataaaaaaaatcaaatattgaaaaaattgaCATGTGGCAATTTTCTATTAGAAAATTGATTGATGTAACCTTTAAAAATTAACGGATCAAAAtcatctatttttcaatttttattgagTTGGTCAAACGTCTTACCGTGTATCTCAAAATCATCACATTTGACATCTTCAAGACTCTATTTGCTCAAAAGAAAAGCTTGTATGAGGCAAACAAGAAATTTGTTGTTGAAATAAAAGAGTAAtgcgagttttttttttttggccaataattaaaattttagatctatttcaaatttttatctcataattcaaaaaaaaaaaaaaaaaaaggaggaatTTAGGTTCAAATCAAATCATATTTCAAGGTGAATATATAATTATGTGTGGTAAataattcttaaaatatttaatatataactatatatattgaaaattaaaagaatctatctaaattattttttctttaagaaaaattgtttGTCCAAAGAATTGAACATTGGATTTTCATAGacaaaaatttattgaaaacaaATACCCTTTTTTCATTAGGAAAATGCACATCTCTTCTTCAACAAAATGTTGAGAGCCAACCGACCAAAGCACTACTCACGAACtctcataaatttaataaatattgtatttattaatttaaacataaacCAATTCAAAAGCCCACTTTGAGAATCCATTTATTTTAACTATTCTTGAAAACTAAAAGGATGAATATTAAATTTCAAGAATCAAATGTACCTATTCTTGAAAATTCatggattaaaaaattaatttttcttgcAAAATAGTTCGATGTTCATGTCTATTTGGTGTTCGAAGTGCTTTAATCCTCCATATTTGTAAAACGTTTTAAAATGGTCCCTAACTTAACTTTAGGGTCGTTTAATAAGATATGGTAAAAATTCAATCCCTAGTCCACATTCTTGGCATCTTTGGTGTCTAATTCCTTATATATATTGGTTATATATGGTGATGCAATTAATAGGAAGAGATTACGAAAAGCACTCCTTTACTCCTTTACTCCTtccatattttaattcttttaaataaatcttTATGATTTGCTTAGAGATTTTTTAgtgattttctcaaattattcCTTCACTGAGTAtctagatttatttttttaaaaaaaaaacaatagtcGTAGATTTCCTTATATTCACTGATTCAGTCACATAGTTAGTAGAGTAAGATACGGAGCATTGTTTTAACCCTAAATTCATCTCTCTTCCTCTCTTTGTTGAGCTTAATTGAGTTCTTAGGTGAATTATAATGAAGGCTCATTGGGAaggccaagaagaagaagaagaagaaaaaaccaaaTGTAAATTGTGCAAAAGAGAATTCAATTCCATCAAAGCATTGTATGGGCACATGAGGTCTCATCCTGATAGGTCATGGAGGGGAATTCAACCACCAAtctccttctcttcctcttcttctatcTCGTCGTCGTCTTCGTCTTCGTCTTTGCCTAGTTGGTCCTTCACTGCCAAGAGGGGCCGTAAGCGCATTGACTCTGTTGCTGTTGTCGCCTCCTCTTCTAGTTCAGCTCCGGAAGCTGAACCCAAATCTCTTTGTGCCCTAATTGATGGGATGAGTCAACCAAAGgagaataataataagaatgtgaggaagaaaatgaagaaattgaaggaggTGAATAAtggaattgaaaatgaaatccaagAGCTCAACGAGGTGAAGAAATTATACAAATGCAATAGCTGTGGAAAAGGGTTTTGGTCTCACCAAGCATTAGGAGGCCATAAATCCAGCCATTACAGAGCCAAAATTCAGGTATTACATCCACATTTGACTCACACTCCTCAAGAGAGAAGGATCCTCAATTTTGATCTCAATGAGCTCCCACCCGAGGAAGACGACGACGACGACAATAACAACAGAGAAGCTAAGCAAGTATATATATAGCTTATCTTGTTAAAAGTAATTAGTATATGCTCTCGATTAAGAGGTTCGGATGTTTCTCTGCACCCATTTTGTTGTTGAACTTGTGAGAGGCTGTATGATTATTATGTTCCTTCTTTCATCTTTTTATCCATATGTTATAGGCTGCTTCTCTCCTGACTGTTTGTAGATTTCAAGCTCAAACCACTTCAATTATCTCTATATGcattcttaaattttgagctTAAATTCATTCAGTCattccatttttctcttttttaggCGATTAATGATCATAATTTTTCTGGATCTATTACACTAGTTTACATATATGGGCACTGAAATAAAATATGAGTGGTATTGAAAagcaatttgatttggatttcaTGGGTGTGATTGCAATGAGAAGAGAGATTTGAGATTAAAAACATATATGAAAAAGTAGTATTACATGTAACTAGGGTTAgaaaaaaatgaccaaaattattttaatcatttcTTTTGCGAGAAATCAGGAGATGTACTCGAATATTATCGATAGGTTTGATACATCAACTCTCATCAActccaaattcaaattcaagctATAAACAAAAACGAGAGCTAGTGGAAAGTTCTCCATTTGAGAGTAATAGTAGAGACATCATAATTACAAAGAACAGTTTTGATTTAGAATATATCCTCGATTCGGGATAGCGATGGCAAAATTAGGTGAGAAGCGTCTTAGATGTATTAAGCAAAAAGACAATTACCTTTCCAACTACAGATTTAATAAAGAGTTCCCTGTAAAGTTACTGATGTCATTTAAGAATCACTCAAACATAGAAATAATTTGGAATAACACTTCCTACCATAATTAAGAATTTGAGTGAATAGGTTGACCATGAAGGACTAACAAAATGATCTCGGATGTGTTAgagaaatagttttattgaaacAATTAGTTTAAAGATGATCATTGTTACTTAGCTAACTTGTACGTGATGGAGTCTCTATTTCACACTTAATTAACAAAAATTAGTGTTAAAGTGAAGCTCAGCTCGATGGTAATAAGCATACATTCCCTTAATGAAGattgaatatttaattctcgatttacaaaaaaaaatgagagaaaaatataaCCAAGGAAATACAGGATAATATGGAATATTAAAGTAAGacacattttataattttgggCCCCTTTGCGTAGATATAATTTCAAGAGTGTATTTGATTTAACTTTTCAATGATATAATTTTAAAGATGAatcattttgataaaaaattgaGTTGTTTGACAATCACCCGAAAGAATTTTTGAAACAATTTCAAGATAtgttttaaaccatttttatcaaaagaatttaaataaaaacgattttttaaaaaatatttttttaataaatccaAACCAACtctagatgtaactataggactCTTTAATCCTTTTTTTATAGCTCTAAGGCCAAAGGTAAGCCTATATAGAACATTGTTTTTCAATTTGCAATGTATTATTAAAATGAATACAAAATGCACTTTTGGTCCCAAAGGTTTGAGGTTAGTATCTATTTGGTCCCTAATGTTTCAAAATGAATGCTTTAATCTTCGAAGTTTAGAAAATAGTTCTA contains:
- the LOC120091227 gene encoding DNA-directed RNA polymerase III subunit RPC6-like, giving the protein MSKSEGPSSLKRKRPDLGMKNSSGGALIGQEKVLYDLICSKQSMGICTFDMKRETKFAESVVTKSLKSLQARGLVKMVQHYQNKGKKFYLSTDFEPAKELTGGNWYRDGELDKDYINTLKQVCARMIQRKKVITIEGIVESFKQSGAFKVELSREQIEEIVNALVLDNQVMEVKSSGFGEFEFIPVGKICYKYCTQGGGLKGEPKTGAMTSIPCGVCPRITDCTENGIISPTTCVYYAKWLNF